The window CGATGTCGGTCAAGGGATGATTCATGAGCTGTTTGAGCACGTTAAAAGGGATTGTGGCGATGTCGGCGCCGATGAGCGCGGCATCGAGCACGTGGACGGGATTGCGGATGCTTGCCACGATGACTTCCGTCTCGTACCCGTAATTCATGAATATTCTGCAGGTGTCGTCGATTATGGCCATGCCCTTTTGTGAGATATCGTCGAGGCGGCCGATGAAGGGGCTCACGTAGGTGGCGCCTGCCTTGGCTGCGATAAGCGCCTGGACAGGCTGAAAGATGAGCGTCACATTTGTTTTGATCCCCTCAAGCGAAAGAGTCCGGACGGCTTTTACGCCCTGTTCGGTCATAGGGATTTTGATAACGGCATTTCTTCCCAGAGAAGCGAGCTTTCGTGCCTCCTCACACATGCCTTCGGCGTCTTTGGCGATGACTTCAAGGCTTACCGGCCCGTCAACGGTCTTGAGTATTTCTTCGATGACGCGTTGAGGGTCCTTCTTTTCCTTAGAGAGGAGCGTAGGATTTGTGGTTACCCCGTCGACCAAGCCCATCTCCAGGCCCTTTCTTATTTCCTCGATATTCGCCGTGTCAATAAAGAATTTCATGTAGTCCCTCCGGGAAACAATTTCGGTTTGAAAAAAACGTGTGTAATTATACACGATCGAGCAAAAGAATAGAAAACTTATTTTTGTGCTGGCGATTCATCTTGACAGCCTTTGTTCTTGTGTGTTATGAACATACCATGACGAGAAAGACCTACACAGCGCAATGGTGGTGGTGGCAGTTATCATAGGTGTGAAACCGTAATAACTGGCCATGAACGGTTTCACACTGTTCATGGCCTTTTTTATTTGAGGCCGTGGGCTTAAACTCATGGCCTCAAATACTATTTAGGGAGGAATACAAATGGAGAAAAAAATATTGTTGAGTGAAAAGGATATGCCAAGGGCATGGTACAATATCCAGGCAGATCTGCCGAGTCCGCTTCCGCCCCCTCTGAATCCGGCGACGGGTGAGCCTATCACACCTGACATGCTCACACCCATCTTTCCCATGAACCTTATCGAACAGGAAGTGAGTTCGGAGCGCTGGATTGATATCCCTGAAGAAGTGCTCGAACGGCTCCTCATGTGGAGACCAACCCCTCTATGCAGGGCCACCGCCCTGGAGAAATTTCTCGGAACGCCCGCCCGGATTTATTACAAGAATGAAGGTACGAGCCCTCCGGGAAGCCATAAACCAAACACGGCCCTGGCCCAGGCATACTACAACAAAGTCGCGGGTATCAAACGGCTCACCACGGAGACAGGGGCGGGCCAGTGGGGGAGCGCTCTGGCTTTTGCGTGTAACCAGTTCGGCCTTGAGTTGAAAGTCTACATGGTGCGGGTGAGCTATAATCAGAAACCCTATCGCAGGGTCATGATGGAGACCTGGGGCGGCAAGTGTATACCGAGCCCTAGCCCCGAGACAAACGCAGGGAGAAAGTTCCTCGAAGAGAACCCCGACCACCCGGGAAGTCTCGGCATCGCGATCAGCGAAGCGATTGAAGACGCCGTTACGTCCAAGAATACAAAGTACTCCCTGGGCAGCGTGTTGAACCATGTCATGATGCACCAGACAGTCATAGGCCTCGAGGCGGAAAAACAGCTCGCTGCTGTGGGAGATTACCCGAACATCGTGATCGGCTGTGCCGGCGGCGGGAGCAATTTTGCCGGCGTCTCCTTTCCATTTGTGCGCGACAAGATTCACGGAAGACAGATCAGGATCATCGCATCAGAGCCGACCTCATGCCCGTCGCTCACTCGCGGTGATTATGTCTACGATTTCGGCGACACGGCGCAGACCACCCCTTTATTGCCCATGTACTCCATCGGTCACAATTTTGTACCGGCCCCGATCCACGCAGGGGGACTCAGGTATCACGGTATGGCGCCGCTCGTAAGCAAGTTGTATACCGACGGTCTTATCGAGGCCAGGGCATATAACCAACTGGAAACGTTCGCTGCGGGCCTCATCTTTGCACGAACGGAAGGCTTCATTCCCGCGCCCGAGACAAATCATGCCATTGCATGCGCCATTGACGAGGCCAAGCGGGCCAAAGAGGAAGGCAAACAAAAGACCATCTTGATGAACTTCAGCGGTCATGGAATTATCGACCTTCCGTCCTATGACGCCTTCATGTCGGGAAAACTCCAGGATTACGTGCTGCCGAACGATGAGATACAGAGACTGCTGAAAGATCTTGAGAAGTTCCCGAGACCAGGAAAATAGGGGTGACAAATAGGGGGTGACCGGGATAAGATACGGGTGACGGGCACATGCCTGTCCCCGTATCACGGTTTAGGGTAGTGAGCATGGAGATTTACTGCACCCAGCTTGGTATGATCATAGAGATCGGTTACTGTCTATCGGTAAACCAGGGTCTGCCTTGCAGAAACACCACAGGTTGTTGGAAGGACAGGACTGATATCGCGGCCCTGCTTAAGGCAAAGTTTACCGATGAACAGTTGAGAGAGGCATTTCAGGGTCTCCCGAAATCCAAGCTTGAACGGATCCTCGAGTCGGTCAAATCTGCACGCAAACAGAAGTGACAAATGCCTGGAATCGCTATGGGACAGGTCCGGACCTTATTGTCCGCCATGCGTGGATGGCTTTCTCGCGATAGCGATAACACCACGGTGGTGGCGTCGAGGAATCCTCTGAGAGGGGTGTGATAGAATAAGGTATGCATGAAGAAATCTGCCAAACGCTCCTCGCCAATGGTGTAGAGATCCTGTACGTGACCAACAGGGCCGTTGAAAATTCAGTGAAACGGCAGGCGACGGGTGTTCCGTCCTTCCATTGTGAAAGGGTGATCAATGAAGCTGCGGCGGTTGAGTCGGCCCTGGCGGCAAGTCTGGCTGGAAAACGAACAGCCTGTCTTTCCTCAACGGAAGCGCTCTATGAAGCCGTTTACCCTCTTACGCGTTGCGCTTCAGCAATTGTAGATCGCGGATTTCTCATCATCGCCGTCGAGGAGAATGACCAGGAGGTAACACCGTTAGGGCTCTACTCGAAATTGCCCCTCCTTGTCACTGAAGATGTCCATGAATTCGAGGGCGCCGTAGAATACGGCTACGCACTTTCCGAGCGGTACAAGATACCCGTGATGATTGAGACTGCAGCGCTCACCGGTGGGAGAGGTGAACAACGGGCCACTGACCGGTTTGCAGGGGCCGACCGGAGACCCGGGCGTAAGAATCAAGAGCCGGAGGCCAAACCCGCGCGTACAATATACAATTTCTCTCAGGCAAGATGCGAACGTTCAAATGAGCTTGACCGAAAGATAGAAAAGATACGCACGGAGTTTGAGAACTATGAAGGAAATCGAATGATCGTGAGGAATGAGACCGGGCTCATCACGAGTCGGCTCACTTCGCTCGCGTTTTATGACGAAGATATAAGCCTTCTCAAGATATCAACGATTTTTCCCCTTCCGCTTGGGCTGGTCGCAGACTTCATCAACAAGAAAGAGATGGTTTTTATTGCCGAGACCTATCCTGTTATGGAGGCTCAAATACATGAGCGTACAAAGCTATCGAGAGGACCGGCAGGCATGCTTCACAGGGGCCCTAAGCCCGAAGAGACCACCTATGGGTTCCACGTTGTGCGGGACAAACTCGGTCCTGCATCTTCTATCAATATGGCGCGGGGGATCAAAAGGTCTATGCCCGAAACCAAGGTGCTTGCCGTTACCTACGAGGACTTTTTCTTTGATTGCGGCATCCCGGCGTTTGTTGATACACTGATTGCCGGCACTCCCTCTGTGATCCTCATTATGTCCAACAACAAAGAAGACGCGATCAAGGAGATATTTCGGGGTTTTGGTTTTCACAATTATTTTCATTTGAACGATTTTTCTGAAGTCCAGCGTTTTCGGGACGTGGAAGAATTGACGGTGCTCTTTTGCAAGGGCATTTGATGATGAGGAGCATGAAATGAAACGCCGTGGATCAGGGATGGGTTTGAGAGCCGGGGCCGTCAAGCACGACAATTTTAAAATTGCGGCTTACGCGCTTGTGCAGGCAGGTGTGGACATGGTAAGCGCGTGCAGGGGAGGGTGCGCCTTAGGGATTGTCTCTCAGATCTTTTCGCTTACGCGCGGTGCGGATAGGAAGATCTGCGCTGAATTATCGATAAACGAGAAATGCGCATTTGAGGCGGCATACGGGGCAGCGTCTCTGGGCATAAAGGCCGCCTGTGTTCTGGGAAAGGACGGTCTTAACGCGGCTTTTGCGCCCCTCGTCCGCGCCCTGGAGAAACCGATCGATGGGGGCCTCGTGATTATGGTTATCGACGATCGGGGTGAGAACAATCGCTGCGGGGAACGAGATATAGGCCTCATGGCTTCACTTTTCGGTATCTCCGTGTACGGCCCTGTGTCGTCCAAGATGATGAACGAAACGGTGCTCGATGCGGTTACCAGTTCCGTAAAGCAGAGAAAGCCCATCATCATAGAATGCGGGCAAGAATTTTCCTGGACCCGGGCGAGGCGTTCGTCCGTGCCCCTGCTTTCCGAAATGGGGAATGCGTTTCCTCACGTCCTGTTCTTAAACGAAGGTCCCAGGTATTCTCTTCATGGGGGTAGCGAAGAGGGCTGCGACGTCCCCTTGATGAGCGAACCCGTGGCCTTTGCGGCGGGCCTCTTCGACGTGTTGAGCCAGGACAGATGCCCTCTCCAGATCGTGGTTTCGATGGAGGACTTGACGTTCTTTGGGTACTGCCTCGCCACGCTCACCGACGCCGTGCGCAAACATAAGAAATTTACCCTTGTTGTGGCCGATGGCGGGGCCTATCCGCTCGCAGTTGAGAGCGCTTTGGCAGCCCTGGGGATTTCTTTCGTAAGGGTTGTAGATTCGGATGACATTGGCGCCACGACCAAAGCAGTGCGAGAGGCATTCGAATACCTGCATGAGGACGGATCAAAGCCGGCGATTATCGTGAGAAAGTGTGATCCCGCCATTCTCGTAGAACCGTAGTCGGACAATATTATCAGGGCGTGAATTCCAAAAAATATTGCACGGGAACCCCCAAGGCGTGTAAAGTATGTCAGACGATTAAGAACCTCCACGAACAGAAGACATGGACAAAAAACTCTCTATAGTCATTGTCACCAAAGATACAAAGGCGCTCGTCCAGGGTCTTTTGAGCTCTATCAAAAGGGATACCTCCCTGGCCCCGTCAATAGATCAGGTCATTGTTATGGACAATGGGTCTATAGACGGGACGGTTGATGCCATCACGCGGCAGTATCCCGACGTTATCTGCGTGAGAAACGAACAGAACAGGGGTTTTGCTGCGGCTGTGAACAAAGGCTACTCGTTAAGTAAGGGGGAGTACATTATCTTTCTCAACTCCGACACAATCCTTATCGAGGGCGAACTGACGAAGATGATTGATTTTATGGACGAGAATCCCGATGTGGCCATATGCGGCCCGCAGCTCGTGTACGAGGACATGAAGCCCCAGCGTTCCTTCGCGGCCCTCCCGTCTCTTGCGAGAGAGATCCTGCCCTTTAAGAGGTCCGGCAGGCGTACAGGTCCGGGTCGCCACCCTGAGACCGGTGCCAAACAGTCGACTCACCCGTCTTCATTACCTGTGTCCAAGCCTCGGGCAATCGCGGGCGTTCCCGTTGACTCGCTCATCGGTGCAGCGATACTCGTGCGAGCCGAGGCGCTTGTCACGCTCAACGGTTTTGATGAGAGGTTTTTCTTCTTTCTTGAAGAGACCGACCTCTGCGTTAGAGCGCGGAGGGCAGGGTACGGGGTCGTCTTCCTGCCCGAAGCTAAAGTCATCCACCTGCAGGGAAAGACGGTTCGAAGGCATTGGATTCCCGGAAGAATCGAGTACAATATTTCGCTGTATAAGTTTATCAGGAAACACCACAGGCCCGCATACTACACTCTGTTTACTGCCATAAGGTTCACCAAAGCCCTCATCTTTGTGGTAATCTTTTCTTTATTCTTTCCGTTTCTCTTCCACGGCGGAGTAAGGGCAAAATACATCTATTATACAAGGCTCCTTACGTGGCATCTCAAGGGTCGTCCGGATGGGGCGGGCCTGGCTCATCCGAAATAAAGAAAGGCATTCTCCATATAGTGATGGTTGCGCTCAGGGTGTAAGGCCCAAGACAATACCTGCATTCTTAACAAATAATACGATGTGTTCTTTCGCAAGACTATTTCTACCGCGACAATACAAAATCGGAGCACATTCGAGGCAAATCCTCCAGTCGACCCTCTTAACAATTCTTTACAAAACTTTAACAACACCCTAATATGATTGAT of the Syntrophorhabdaceae bacterium genome contains:
- the fsa gene encoding fructose-6-phosphate aldolase, with amino-acid sequence MKFFIDTANIEEIRKGLEMGLVDGVTTNPTLLSKEKKDPQRVIEEILKTVDGPVSLEVIAKDAEGMCEEARKLASLGRNAVIKIPMTEQGVKAVRTLSLEGIKTNVTLIFQPVQALIAAKAGATYVSPFIGRLDDISQKGMAIIDDTCRIFMNYGYETEVIVASIRNPVHVLDAALIGADIATIPFNVLKQLMNHPLTDIGIERFLKDWQSIQK
- a CDS encoding TrpB-like pyridoxal phosphate-dependent enzyme, which codes for MEKKILLSEKDMPRAWYNIQADLPSPLPPPLNPATGEPITPDMLTPIFPMNLIEQEVSSERWIDIPEEVLERLLMWRPTPLCRATALEKFLGTPARIYYKNEGTSPPGSHKPNTALAQAYYNKVAGIKRLTTETGAGQWGSALAFACNQFGLELKVYMVRVSYNQKPYRRVMMETWGGKCIPSPSPETNAGRKFLEENPDHPGSLGIAISEAIEDAVTSKNTKYSLGSVLNHVMMHQTVIGLEAEKQLAAVGDYPNIVIGCAGGGSNFAGVSFPFVRDKIHGRQIRIIASEPTSCPSLTRGDYVYDFGDTAQTTPLLPMYSIGHNFVPAPIHAGGLRYHGMAPLVSKLYTDGLIEARAYNQLETFAAGLIFARTEGFIPAPETNHAIACAIDEAKRAKEEGKQKTILMNFSGHGIIDLPSYDAFMSGKLQDYVLPNDEIQRLLKDLEKFPRPGK
- a CDS encoding glycosyltransferase family 2 protein produces the protein MDKKLSIVIVTKDTKALVQGLLSSIKRDTSLAPSIDQVIVMDNGSIDGTVDAITRQYPDVICVRNEQNRGFAAAVNKGYSLSKGEYIIFLNSDTILIEGELTKMIDFMDENPDVAICGPQLVYEDMKPQRSFAALPSLAREILPFKRSGRRTGPGRHPETGAKQSTHPSSLPVSKPRAIAGVPVDSLIGAAILVRAEALVTLNGFDERFFFFLEETDLCVRARRAGYGVVFLPEAKVIHLQGKTVRRHWIPGRIEYNISLYKFIRKHHRPAYYTLFTAIRFTKALIFVVIFSLFFPFLFHGGVRAKYIYYTRLLTWHLKGRPDGAGLAHPK